One stretch of Thalassovita sp. DNA includes these proteins:
- a CDS encoding metallophosphoesterase family protein has product MTFAVLADIHGNSDALAAVLADMASLGVEEAVVLGDHFSGPLEAARCADMLIPRGFTCIRGNHDRYLVTQDPAEMSPSDQVAYAQLRPAHLDWLRGLPETAEISAEVLACHGTPQSDSRYWLETVDSDGSPRAATLEEIAAEAPAQAYSLILCGHTHIPRQVQLPDGPVILNPGSVGCPAYDDTHPVYHRMQTGTPQASYALVEKTNSGWLCNLRLVPYDSARMASLARDHGRLDWAQALATGWLPKTE; this is encoded by the coding sequence ATGACCTTCGCCGTACTTGCAGACATTCATGGAAACTCTGACGCGCTGGCCGCCGTTTTGGCCGATATGGCCAGCCTCGGGGTAGAAGAGGCCGTGGTTCTGGGCGACCACTTCAGCGGCCCGTTGGAGGCCGCGCGCTGCGCCGACATGCTGATCCCGCGCGGTTTTACCTGCATTCGAGGCAATCACGATCGTTATCTGGTGACGCAGGACCCCGCTGAGATGAGCCCCTCAGACCAAGTGGCCTATGCGCAATTGCGCCCGGCGCATCTGGACTGGCTGCGCGGCCTGCCAGAGACCGCCGAAATCTCAGCCGAAGTACTGGCCTGCCACGGAACGCCCCAGAGCGACAGCCGCTATTGGTTGGAGACCGTGGACAGTGATGGATCCCCGCGCGCCGCAACCCTGGAGGAGATCGCGGCGGAGGCGCCCGCACAGGCCTATAGCCTGATCCTCTGCGGTCACACCCATATCCCACGGCAGGTGCAATTGCCCGATGGTCCGGTGATCCTGAACCCCGGCAGCGTCGGCTGCCCGGCCTATGATGACACCCACCCGGTCTATCATCGGATGCAGACCGGCACGCCGCAGGCCAGCTATGCCCTTGTGGAGAAGACAAATTCCGGGTGGCTCTGCAATCTGCGGCTGGTTCCCTATGACAGTGCGCGCATGGCCTCCCTTGCCCGCGATCACGGCAGGCTGGATTGGGCGCAGGCCCTGGCGACAGGTTGGCTGCCAAAGACCGAGTGA
- a CDS encoding LysR substrate-binding domain-containing protein, which translates to MSYNLPPLPWLRAFEAAARLGSFTLASEELALTPAAISHQVRSLEGQLGYPLFLRRNRHLLLTRLGENYLPAVRQAFSDLSLATTDVFGRGQQATLRLRCLQSFAQSWLISRLPRFRAAHPEVRLQLHTAGWAGTVESEQLDLDISYGQGEWTGVLAEPLVRGKVLPLAHPDLAKTVPDLETLRHAPLIEIAGVTESWTRFFHRQGLTDPLPDPAMVVDQSSVALDVAAQGVGYCLVFDAFAQPYLAAGTLVPSVRAAYQQDQGMYLLRAPGRQSSPDLDKLITWLRAEAQQSV; encoded by the coding sequence ATGAGTTATAACCTCCCTCCCCTGCCCTGGCTGCGCGCCTTTGAGGCCGCCGCACGGCTTGGCAGTTTCACCCTCGCCTCCGAAGAACTGGCGCTCACCCCAGCCGCGATCAGTCATCAGGTCCGCAGCCTTGAGGGGCAACTGGGCTATCCGCTGTTCCTGCGCCGCAACCGCCATCTGTTGCTGACCCGACTGGGGGAAAACTACCTGCCTGCGGTGCGGCAGGCCTTCAGCGATCTGTCGCTGGCCACCACGGATGTCTTTGGCCGGGGACAGCAGGCTACGCTGCGCCTGCGCTGCCTGCAAAGCTTTGCCCAATCCTGGCTGATCTCGCGCCTGCCACGGTTCCGCGCGGCCCACCCTGAGGTGCGGTTGCAGCTGCACACCGCTGGCTGGGCGGGCACAGTGGAAAGTGAACAGCTGGATCTGGACATCAGCTATGGTCAGGGCGAATGGACCGGCGTGTTGGCCGAACCGCTGGTGCGCGGGAAGGTTCTGCCGCTGGCCCACCCCGATCTGGCCAAAACGGTGCCGGATCTGGAAACCCTGCGCCACGCCCCATTGATCGAAATCGCTGGCGTGACAGAAAGTTGGACACGGTTTTTCCACCGTCAGGGCCTGACCGATCCGCTGCCGGATCCGGCGATGGTTGTTGATCAATCCAGTGTCGCCCTCGACGTCGCGGCGCAGGGGGTGGGGTACTGCCTGGTCTTTGACGCCTTTGCCCAGCCCTATTTGGCTGCGGGCACTTTGGTGCCATCGGTCCGGGCCGCGTATCAGCAGGATCAGGGCATGTATCTGCTGCGCGCGCCGGGGCGCCAATCTTCACCGGACCTCGACAAGTTGATCACCTGGCTGCGCGCCGAGGCGCAGCAATCCGTTTGA
- a CDS encoding GMC family oxidoreductase, which yields MDRFDYVIIGAGSAGCVLADRLSASGRHRVLVLERGPRDRSPWIKIPAGYGKLFYHPKLNYGLQATPSDAIEGRVDYWPRGRVVGGSGSINAMVYCRGLQQDFDDWASLAGPEWGWDAACETYDRIETHHHADGRVAGSGPLQITDVRQRIHPVNRHYFTALEQQQLPQTDDMNGPQPEGGGIYRLNTYKGRRWSAAQAHLKPALRRRNVTLRTGAEVERILFDESRATGVAYRRNGQRVEVQAGQVILSAGAVHSPQILQLSGLGPGQVLRDLGILLRLANDNIGGNLQDHLGVNYYFRATEPTLNNQLAPWWGKALAGLQYVLARRGPLALSVNQCGGFFRSGAIEGQVDQQLYFNPVTYTTTKAGTRNVINPDPFPGFILGMQPTRPSSRGRIDIRSADPGTAPRIEANPLASEEDQKAVIAGGRLCQQILAAPALQALIDEPMYGDVQQMDDAAILSDFRARCGTVFHPVSTVRMGLDPATSVLDPQLRLRGVDGLRVVDASAFPNITSGNTNAPTMMLAHRAADMILKDAS from the coding sequence GTGGACAGGTTTGATTACGTCATTATCGGCGCAGGATCAGCAGGTTGCGTTCTGGCGGATCGGCTGAGCGCCTCAGGCAGGCATCGGGTTCTGGTGCTGGAGCGGGGGCCGCGTGATCGGTCCCCCTGGATCAAGATCCCCGCCGGCTATGGCAAGCTGTTCTACCATCCCAAGCTGAACTACGGCCTGCAGGCCACCCCATCTGACGCCATTGAGGGCCGGGTGGACTACTGGCCGCGGGGCCGCGTGGTTGGCGGCTCGGGCTCAATCAATGCCATGGTCTATTGCCGTGGCTTGCAGCAGGATTTTGACGATTGGGCCAGCCTTGCGGGGCCTGAGTGGGGCTGGGATGCAGCCTGTGAAACCTATGACCGGATTGAGACCCATCACCACGCCGATGGTCGTGTTGCCGGCAGCGGCCCGCTGCAGATCACCGACGTGCGTCAGCGCATCCACCCGGTCAATCGCCACTATTTCACCGCGCTTGAGCAACAGCAGCTGCCGCAGACCGATGACATGAACGGCCCGCAGCCCGAAGGCGGTGGGATCTACCGGCTGAACACCTACAAAGGCCGCCGCTGGTCGGCGGCGCAGGCACATCTGAAACCGGCCCTGCGGCGCAGGAATGTCACCCTGCGCACCGGCGCCGAGGTTGAACGTATCCTGTTTGACGAAAGCCGTGCCACCGGGGTGGCCTATCGTCGGAACGGCCAACGGGTGGAGGTGCAGGCCGGTCAGGTGATCCTGTCGGCGGGGGCGGTGCACAGCCCGCAGATCCTGCAACTGTCTGGCCTTGGGCCGGGGCAGGTGCTGCGTGATCTGGGCATTTTGCTGCGGCTGGCCAATGACAATATCGGCGGCAATCTGCAGGACCATCTGGGCGTTAACTATTACTTCCGCGCAACCGAGCCGACATTGAACAATCAACTGGCCCCCTGGTGGGGCAAGGCATTGGCGGGATTGCAATATGTGCTGGCCCGGCGGGGCCCGCTGGCGTTGTCGGTGAACCAATGTGGCGGCTTCTTCCGCTCAGGTGCAATTGAGGGGCAGGTGGACCAGCAGCTCTATTTCAACCCGGTGACCTATACGACCACCAAGGCCGGCACCCGCAATGTGATCAACCCCGATCCTTTCCCGGGCTTTATCCTTGGCATGCAGCCCACCCGGCCCAGCAGCCGCGGTCGGATCGATATCCGCTCTGCCGATCCGGGCACAGCGCCGCGGATTGAGGCCAACCCCTTGGCGAGCGAGGAGGATCAGAAAGCGGTGATCGCAGGAGGTCGGCTATGCCAGCAGATCCTTGCAGCGCCGGCGTTGCAGGCCTTGATTGATGAACCGATGTATGGCGACGTGCAGCAGATGGATGATGCCGCGATCCTGAGCGATTTTCGCGCCCGTTGCGGCACTGTGTTCCACCCGGTGTCGACGGTGCGGATGGGGCTGGATCCGGCCACCTCGGTGCTGGACCCGCAGCTGCGGTTGCGCGGCGTTGACGGGCTGCGGGTTGTCGATGCCTCGGCCTTCCCAAACATCACCTCGGGCAATACCAATGCCCCCACCATGATGCTGGCCCACCGGGCGGCAGATATGATCCTGAAAGACGCGAGTTGA